Proteins from a single region of Catenulispora acidiphila DSM 44928:
- a CDS encoding SDR family oxidoreductase, whose protein sequence is MKPSALVTGATGYIGGRLVPELLDAGFDVRCMARDPDRLRDHAWAERVERVRGDVLSPETLPPALEGIDVAYYLIHSLTTGAGFEQTEEKAARSFASAARDAGVSRIVYLGGMAPEETPVTELSPHLRSRVRVGQALRSSGIPTVELRAAVVIGSGSASFEMLRYLTERLPVMVTPRWVGTRIQPIAVRDVLRYLVGSASAPDDVVGAGGVFDIGGRDVLTYREMMLRYAQVAGLPRRWILPVPVLTPGLSSHWVGAVTPVPASIARPLVESLRHEVVCADHRVAELVPDPPQGLIGFDEAVRLARTRVQEANVTTRWSSASVLGAPSDPLPTDPDWAGGSLYRDVREAEVDIAPERVWRAVEAIGGQTGWYSFPLAWAVRGWLDRMVGGIGLRRGRRDPNTLRLGDTLDFWRVEALERGHLLRLRAEMKLPGLAWLEMRVEPTETGRTRYRQRALFYPHGLFGHLYWWSVAPFHAVVFGGMVRNLLRRAAEESSATSTTSATSG, encoded by the coding sequence GTGAAGCCATCAGCGTTGGTGACAGGTGCGACCGGTTACATCGGCGGACGGCTGGTCCCCGAATTGCTCGACGCCGGGTTTGACGTGCGATGTATGGCCCGTGATCCGGATCGGCTGCGTGATCACGCCTGGGCCGAGCGTGTGGAGCGGGTGCGGGGGGACGTGCTCTCGCCCGAGACGCTGCCTCCGGCGCTGGAAGGCATCGACGTCGCCTACTACCTGATCCACTCGCTGACCACAGGCGCCGGCTTCGAACAGACCGAGGAAAAGGCGGCGCGCAGCTTCGCATCCGCTGCCCGGGACGCGGGAGTGTCGCGGATCGTCTATCTCGGCGGCATGGCGCCCGAGGAGACTCCGGTCACGGAGCTCTCGCCGCATCTGCGTTCTCGGGTCCGCGTTGGTCAGGCGTTGCGGAGCTCGGGGATTCCGACTGTGGAGCTGCGTGCGGCCGTGGTCATCGGGTCGGGGTCGGCGTCCTTCGAGATGCTGCGCTATCTCACCGAGCGGCTGCCGGTCATGGTGACTCCGCGGTGGGTCGGTACTCGGATTCAGCCGATCGCGGTTCGCGACGTCCTGCGCTATCTCGTGGGCAGCGCCAGCGCGCCGGACGATGTGGTCGGCGCCGGTGGTGTCTTCGACATCGGTGGTCGCGATGTACTGACGTACCGCGAGATGATGCTGCGCTATGCGCAAGTGGCAGGGCTGCCACGGCGCTGGATCCTCCCGGTTCCGGTGCTGACGCCGGGGCTGTCGAGCCATTGGGTCGGGGCGGTCACGCCGGTCCCGGCTTCCATCGCCAGGCCTCTGGTGGAGTCGCTGCGCCACGAGGTCGTCTGCGCCGATCATCGCGTCGCCGAGTTGGTTCCGGACCCGCCTCAGGGACTGATCGGCTTCGACGAGGCGGTGCGGCTGGCGCGTACTCGCGTGCAGGAAGCCAACGTCACGACGCGTTGGTCGTCGGCTTCCGTGCTCGGCGCGCCGAGCGACCCGCTGCCCACCGACCCGGATTGGGCCGGCGGCAGCCTGTATCGCGACGTGCGTGAGGCAGAGGTCGATATCGCGCCGGAGCGGGTGTGGCGTGCTGTGGAGGCGATCGGCGGGCAGACCGGCTGGTATTCGTTCCCGCTGGCGTGGGCTGTTCGCGGCTGGCTGGACCGGATGGTCGGCGGGATCGGGCTGCGGCGCGGGCGGCGCGATCCCAACACGCTGCGTCTGGGGGACACGCTGGACTTCTGGCGTGTCGAAGCGCTCGAGCGCGGGCATCTGCTGCGCCTGCGTGCGGAGATGAAGCTGCCCGGTCTGGCTTGGCTGGAGATGCGGGTCGAGCCGACGGAAACAGGGCGCACCCGGTACCGGCAGCGCGCCCTGTTCTATCCTCACGGCCTGTTCGGCCACCTGTATTGGTGGTCAGTGGCGCCGTTTCACGCCGTGGTCTTCGGCGGGATGGTCCGCAACTTGCTGCGGCGGGCGGCCGAGGAGAGCTCCGCGACGTCCACGACCTCTGCGACCTCGGGGTGA
- a CDS encoding DoxX family protein produces MSRLTSPHAALAGLLAAAAVTHFVAPRQYDAIVPRSLPGKPRTWTYASGVAEMAVAVAVANGKSRRQGGLAAAGLFVAVFPANVKMARDWSDRPAPAKAAALGRLPLQVPLVWWALKVAGKAGKPGKASKKG; encoded by the coding sequence GTGTCCCGACTGACTTCCCCGCACGCCGCCCTCGCTGGCCTCCTCGCCGCAGCGGCCGTCACCCACTTCGTCGCGCCCCGGCAGTACGACGCGATCGTGCCGCGTTCGTTGCCCGGCAAGCCGCGCACCTGGACCTACGCCAGCGGCGTCGCCGAGATGGCGGTGGCCGTCGCGGTGGCGAACGGCAAGTCGCGGCGGCAGGGCGGGTTGGCGGCTGCCGGGCTGTTCGTCGCGGTCTTCCCCGCGAACGTCAAGATGGCCCGCGACTGGAGCGATCGCCCTGCTCCGGCCAAGGCGGCGGCGCTCGGACGGCTTCCGCTTCAGGTGCCGCTCGTGTGGTGGGCGCTGAAGGTGGCGGGCAAGGCGGGTAAGCCGGGGAAGGCTTCCAAGAAGGGCTGA